Genomic segment of Dasypus novemcinctus isolate mDasNov1 chromosome 4, mDasNov1.1.hap2, whole genome shotgun sequence:
tccttgcacgtggggctcccctacgtgggggacacccctgcgtggcagggcactccttgcgcgcatcagcattgtgtatgggccagctccacacgagtcaaggaggcccggagtttgaaccgtggacaccctatccattgggccaagtccacttcccaaactGGGATTTCTTGCTGGACAGAAGTTGAGAGTGATAGGGTATGATGTCCTTATAACTTGCTTTGAAAAGTTGTCTCTTCATGATCAATTTAAATCTTTTCACAATTTTGGAGTAATTTAATGGGAGGAATCACTCACTCTCTCTCTATTGTCCTTAAGAATCAGGAAAATCTCTCTTCTTGCTGGAATCTTCTTTGGTTTGGGTTTCCTTCTCCTGTTCAGCATGTAGTCGCAGACCAACAGTTGGAGTTGGCATTGGGATATTTCAGGACTTTTGTGGGCTTTCCTTCAAATGCAGTCACTTTTAGGTCAGACATTTAATCCTAAAATACAGAAACCTGTTGTAGTACCTCCCAGTTGCCAGGCTTCCGCTAGGTTTGACTATCAAACAGCTGCAAGAGTGCAGCGGCTTGCAGGGAGGGAGTTACCAGGTAGCTGTGGTGGAGCTGGAGCCCTGCTCCAAGTGACGGAGTGCCCCGCCCCCCCAAGAAGCACCCCCAGCAATGGCGCAACTGTGCGGTGGGTCTCGGGCTCCTGCTCAGCTGTGCTGTGAGCCGGCCAGGGTAGAGCACCTGGTCTACCCTGCCACAAAGTGGTAGGAAACGAAATGCGTCTTCCCACAGGGGCGGCCCAGTGCAGGGTCCTTTAGGGACGAGGCCTGCTGTGAGTAACCAGGAGCAACGTACAACCCACCACAACAACCAAAATTTACCACGGCTCTACCTAAAGGCTCCCGGCTCATGTCTTCAACAGAGGCCATTTTGagggaggaaaccaaggcacaaatTTGCTATAACCCCAACGTATACCTCCCTGAGATGCTTAGGATTTTCATGGAGAATAAATGACCTCTTCCGTAGCTCCAAGAAGCTGTCGTTCCTGCCAGCCATCCTCATTCCTCAATGGCTTAGAGGCaggggggttaaaaaaaaatgggtctcagaaggaaaggaaaatttaCCCAGCAGATAAGAACCGAAGGAGTGGCCTTTGGAATCAGCTGGCAAACAGCCTTGTTGTTTGTCAGTGAACCCGGCCATTTCTGAGGCCACCTGGGCAAAACTATCTGTGCCCTCAACTGGCattaagaagtgaaaaaaaaactagATTCGCATCAGTGGGACCCGCAGTGAAGTGAATCCAAGGCTGCTTTGAAGGACAAGGGGAATATGGCCCAAAGCCAAAAGCAGGTTCCCAGTGCATCTGTTGGAGTGGCCAAACGCACAGGATCCAAAGAAAGGCTAGCTAAGCCTGACtggttttattttcaattattttaagtcttttgaGTTCAGTGAACCCCAAATGTATTCTTGTCAAGCACTTTTTTCTACTTAATATTTAAACCTGGGTATGCTTAAACTGAAATTTAATCCAGATTTCTGATACTTAGCCAAAGAGGTCATCAAAAATGGTTTTGTTAGAAATGTTTGACACCCAAGAAACCTTTTAAAACAACTTTTCTTACCAACAGGAAGTCATGTTTTGTCAAAGTAGAAAAGCCAGATCCCCCAAATTCTGGAAATCCGAAGTTGTGATTTGAGCCAGATTTCATTCGTCCACACACCACCATCCCTTCGGGTGGTACTTGGAAATGGTTCAGTTGAGGGTTGGACGAGAAGCCCCAGGTTTGAGAAACTGTTGCTCTCCCATTTTTTGTGTAAGCTCTTTTTTAGCAGATGCATGTATTCTTTTGTCCCCTATCCCGCCACACAGGCTGAAGTTTTTCCCAGGATGGGCAGATTGAAAGCGTCCAAAGTTTGACTCAACAGAGCTCTAAGTTTTTTGACGTGCTCAATTTGTACtaactagaaggaaaaaaatattctcaaGCTGATTTTTCCCCTAACAAAGCATCCACTTGAAGTTAAAAGTAGGAACCATTTTGGAGAGTTAGAAAATGGGGTATCATGGGATGACAGGTTAGCAGCAGAAGTGGTGGGCGGAAGTCTATTGTGGAAATTAATGATTTCTCTGTAGTTAATTCTggctaaatatttttaactaaaagtatttaaatttttattagattCATCATATCCTTGTTTTCAGGAAATTGATACTCAGTCTTGGGCCTTTGGGTAGCTGGGTATTCATGGACAAGTGTGGTAGAAATgagaaattcctgaaaattaataaatatgtgttcTCAATGTGTTTGTGTGACAGTGTTATTTTAGAATGCTCAGGGAAAGTGGGGGATATGGATCTTCTGCAAGGGGAGAAAGCTTTTGGTCCTGTTCGACCTATGTATCATAGCGTGGTGGTTCACAAAGTGTGCTCCCCGATGATTAGTATAAACATCACCGAGGAatgtgttagaaatgcaaattcttaagCTCTaccccagatctactgaatcagaaacttgtAGCCTTGTAGGTGATTCTGATACAGCTAATGTTTGTGCTCCTTTGTCTTGGTGGTTAACAGCCTGGCTGTGTAGGTGAATTCCTTGTCACCAGCTGCTGGGAACTTGGGCAAGTCCtaacctctctctgcctcagtttcctcatatgggAATAAGGATGGTACTTACTGCACAGGGTTAGTATGAGGGTTAATTGAGTTCATATTTGGAAAGCACTTAGAACCGTCCCAAGCACATGGCACTTTGATAgtgttatctattttttaattattactgTTGTTATTTATCCAAATATTTCCTACTTTGGACCCTTCTGGCTTTATTGTTGCTTATTATTTGCGTGtgtatttcttcatatatataatacatttatGAGTCATTTTCTCTCTGCCAGAATAGTCTGTTCCAGCTTACCATGGTGGGTTTCTTTGGTCATTCTCTCTTACAAgagtcattttctttcctctctgaggATGGTGACAGGaacttcctttcccttctccccatcTTCATTGTTTTGTCCATGACACTGGAGGTATAGTTGTTCATGTAGCTaagttccttttaaaatgtttctacTGGTTAGTTCTGTTTCAaaattgtgtttctttcttttgtctccaGAAAACAAATGCTGTGCAGCATAAACTCTAGGTGACTTCATGTTGTGTATCTTTTATTAGCTGGACTTAGGAGAGGGTAAGATTGGCCTCTCTATTCCATATTTGTAAGGACTTCACTCAGGGAGATATCTCCATTTAAGGATTACAATCTCCACCTAGAAGTTTAAGCACTATAATGAAAACTGGAGAAACAAATAGTCTTTCTAGAGACTATAGAAAACTACTAATGGTCTGTCTGGAATGGAGATAggaaaaagtgggggggggggcattagAAGAAAATATCCTTTTGACATTCTTTTCATTGTCAGCTTTTGTGAAAATGTTAATGTCCCATATCATTTTAGAAGTTAAACCAAGTGGGATGCCGAATcactaagaaaaaaatccaaggcAGTAactaaaaattatatgaaatatgtgTGTGAACCAACAATGAAGTAAATCTCATGAATGAAGAATAAAATACTAGGAATGTTGTATTTACACAATAAAGCATCAAGAGTATTGCAAATGGGTAAGGCTGATGGGTGCCAAGAAGGAGAAGCTGGTTTAACAGCAGTAAGGAGCGGGTCGAGGGCCAAATGAGCAGTGAACGCCCTGGGAGAAACCAGCCCAGAAGAGGCTATGTAGTTTGACACTTGGAGCCCTTTAGCTATAAAAGTATTTATTAGAAATAACTGGCAGATCAGGAAAGAAGTGTGAAGTGGGTGTATGTgtaagagagaaattaaaaatgtgtgtgtgtacctCCAACTCGGGGAGAAGTATTGCAGAAAATAAGATGCAGAAGAAACTCTCCAAGGGATGGCAGTTTTCACGACCCTTTGGAGGTTTCAGGGGGATTTGGTGACGTACTGACAAGAGCACTGGCATAGCTTTCAAAGCCTTCAGACCTCATTCTCTCTGCCATGACGCAGCTGGGTGACCAAGACAGCTCACGCCAGACAGTGGTAAAGCGCGTGTCCCAGGAGATCGCTCTGACCGGCCCTTCCACTCTAACACTCTATGACTCAACACCAGGAATGCATTTCCACAGGCGGTAAAAATACTCTCGACTGTCCCCTTCCAGGCCCCGCTGTTTACTTCCTCTGCGcttccccttcctgcctccctgtTTGTGGCTCCATTCACAGCCTCCGGCCTCAACGGGGGTGGGGGCCCTACCCTTCCCAGCGTGTTTTGCCAGGGAGCTGCCTCCAGGGTGGGGATTCTCCAGTGAGGGCCGCGGGCAGCGCTTCAGCTGGAGTCTGAAGGCACTCCTTGGGCCTTTGCCCTCCTCTTGGCACCACCCAGCTTCTCAGGGATGGGAAGGTGAAGGCCTCGTCCTGGCCCCAGGGGACCACTGAGGGTCCTGTGGCCCTGGATGGGCTGGTAGTAAACACCTGTGAACACCCCGCACCCTCTCTCTTTCAGGCAGGAGCTGAACCCCATGGTAGCCAGGTGGGTGAAGGCAGCGCGGACGTTGCACCTGCCTCGAGGAAGACAGCCAAGCTTTGGAGCTGCTGAGTGCTGACCAGGTAGTGAATGGTCCTGAGGGCGTAGGGCATCGCGAGGGCGGGAGAAGGACAGAGCAGGGTAGCGGCGCCCCTGGAGCCTCGTCCACCACAGACAGCATGGGACTCAGACCCCAGAGGCCCTTCGGCTGGTTCCCCCATTTATGAGTACCAACCCCTCACAGAAGGCGTCATTCAAGTGAAGCGCTCCAAAGCCAGGCAGGCAGAAATGCAGCCAAAGAGCTTtcagcagagagagaaaaggagccgTTCGTCCCCAGCCTGGCCTGTGCCCCCGTGGAAGGAGAGGTTAAAGCAGAAGTTTCATGGCGCTGCCTTCCTCTCACAGGGCCAAGTTTCCAGTCCCTGGTGGAGGGCTGAGTTGGGAGCTCTGCTGGTGCCCAGAGAGGATCACTCACCCTCGAAAACTTCAGCCGctgtttttatttcagtggaTTAAATGGCATGCACTTTCCCCTAgaagtttcctcttttaaaaaaaaaataataagtgcaTGCAGTCACTCGTGTCTTAGCTGAGTGTGTCTCTGGCAGGGTGAGTGTCCTGGGCTTGTTGATGCAGCTGGGTGTGCCAGCGTGGCGTTTGGTTTCCAAACGCCCATTGCGGTCACTTTTCTCTGGTTACTGAGGGGTGCTGCGGAGGACAGGCTGACCCATGTTCATCACTTAGAGCCTGTATTTTTCTTCTGCATTTCCTACCAGTGTGAGTGGAATTAGGCTTCTCTGAGGAAAAGCAATTCTCAATAACTTATGGGCCCTCTCTGCAacgaaagcaaaaaaaaaatgactttcctttccaagaaaaaaaaaagtatttcaaggGGGCATTTGGTAAATGACAGGCTCTTAAGGATATAGCAGGACAAATAAAATGCCCAACAGCTCACTACATCCTGAGCAGGTGTTCTCCAATGGAGGCACTGTGTTTCCTCTGTACCTTGAAGGCATTTGCTCAGGGGATTACGTTCAAAACTTCTGTTGAGCTGCTGCTGCTCAAACAGCAGAGATTATTCCCTGAATCACAGGCCACTGTATACCAGTCCCTTtaggaaatgggaatttttttcaaCCCTTAAAAAGCCACGGAGGTGGGGGAAGAAAAAGCCAACCAGATAGAGTTATCCCATATTCAGTCACATTAGCTTTTTCAAGGACTGTAGGGGAATTTACCAGACAGGTGCTCATAGATGCTGTGTAGCCGCTTGTTCCCCTCTGCTAATGTTACAGAAGGTTCCCAGAGGCTGAGCACATCTCCTAGGTAGGTCTTTGCTACTACAACTTCTATgtcttggtttttcatttgttcattcaaataGATTTTCTAATGCTGGTTATCCTAGTTCTAAAGAAGTAAGACTGAAATTTGTACATGAAATGTCATACTGAAAATGATATATTGGTGGCAGTTTTCTAAGAATAACGTAACTATCGAGTAATTAATAAAGCTTAATTACTCCCTATAAACATGGGtgcttttttttgcttgtttgtttatttgataACTTAGTTTTATTTCCAATGTCATGGAGAACTAAGAGAGGCCATGGATTCTAAATTATTCATTGGGctagggggaggaggaagaatgCATTATTATTCTAGAGAATGTGATATAAAAATCTGCTTTAAAAAAGCTTATTAATATTACCTGAGTTTTCAAAGTATCATTGTATTAATATTGTCCATTGTTATATCAAGAATTATCTTATGGATGGTAGACTTTGATTATATCAGTACTGATCCCATACTCTGTTAAattccttttttacttttctaTAATTGGAAATCCAAGATAGGTCCTTGAATATGAGTAAATACTCATAATATTATAGTGTAGCATATACGTAATATAGAGAGCATGTTATCACAAAGAGATAGATAGTATTGTTTGAgtataaaacattattttgataCTTTAtatccattatttcatttaatcataaaaaaaaaaaaacaaccctgagAAGTCATGtgtgttcccattttacagattagagaGCTGAGGTTCAGAGCAATGAAATAGCTTACCCCacatcacacagctaataaatttCAGAGTCAGCATTTGAGCCCCATCCTAAACTGCCTTCCTCAAGTACAAACCAATTAACCTCGCATTCAGAGTTCTGTGACTTAAGTCTCTTCTTTCACCTAGAATATTCTATCACCCCTTTCTGGACGGTTCACCAACACATGGCCATAATGAAGCCTCTTTTTTTGTCATCTCCTTAGGTGGTTCCAAGAGCATGGCGATGGATGCCATCCATATCAACATGGCCAGTGCCCCCCTGGTGAAGCACACTGCTGGGGCTGAGCTCAAGGCCAGCAGACCCCGGGTCATGTCCAAAAGTGGACACAGCAATGTGAGAATCGACAAAGTGGACGGCATCTACTTACTCTATCTGCAAGACTTGTGGACGACGGTTATCGACATGAAGTGGAGATACAAACTCACCCTGTTTGCTGCCACTTTTGTGATGACCTGGTTCCTTTTTGGAGTGATCTACTATGCCATCGCCTTTATTCATGGGGATTTAGAACCAAGTGGGCACACTTCAAATCACACTCCCTGCATCATGAAGGTGGACTCTCTAACGGGGGCCTTTCTCTTTTCCCTGGAGTCCCAGACCACCATTGGCTATGGAGTCCGCTCCATCACCGAGGAATGCCCCCATGCCATCTTCTTGTTGGTTGCTCAGCTGGTTATCACGACCTTGATTGAAATCTTCATCACAGGCACCTTTCTGGCCAAAATCGCAAGACCTAAAAAGCGTGCGGAGACCATCAAGTTCAGCCACTGTGCGGTCATCACCAAGCAGAATGGGAAGCTGTGCTTGGTGATCCAGGTGGCCAACATGCGGAAGAGTCTTCTGATTCAGTGCCAGCTCTCGGGCAAGCTCCTGCAGACCCACGTCACCAAGGAGGGGGAGCGCATCCTCCTCAACCAAGCCACTGTCAAGTTCCACGTGGACTCGTCTTCGGAGAGCCCCTTCCTCATTCTGCCCATGACGTTCTACCACGTGCTGGATGAGACAAGCCCCCTGAGAGATCTCACGCCCCAGAACCTGAAGGAGAAGGAGTTCGAGCTGGTGGTCCTCCTCAATGCCACCGTCGAGTCCACCAGCGCTGTGTGCCAGAGCCGAACATCTTATATCCCAGAGGAGATCTACTGGGGCTTTGAGTTTGTGCCTGTGGTTTCTCTCTCCAAAAATGGAAAGTATGTGGCTGATTTCAGTCAGTTTGAACAGATCCGGAAGAGTCCAGACTGCACCTTTTACTGTGCAGATTCTGAGAAGCAGAAACTCGAGGAGAAGTACAGGCAAGAGgaccagagagaaagagagctgagGACACTCCTGTTACAACAGAGCAACGTCTGACCACAGTGGGCTGACTCTGGGAGCAGCTTCTGCACCAGTTCCACAAACCCACAGGCTGCTGTGTGGCTGTACTCTGAGACAGAGACCTGCAGAGTCAATCTTTTCCTTTGACCTGGTGGCTAACCAAGCATTTCTGTGTTTGAGGGGGTTCCTTTAAAATGCTCCATCTGAAGTGAACCCTCAAAATTCAGTTTTTCTAAAATGGGGGTACATTTAGAAGAACTGTGTCCAATGAGATGGACAGACATTCAGCACAGCCGATACAGAaaggaaattcatttctgtacAAGACTAACAACTATAATAGAAGGTATTTATTTAATCCAAGACTCAAAGACATTATGACCAAGGGTTGAAATGTGATTCAGTATTCACTTATATCATTACAggaatcataattttttttcttttttcaagcaGAGAAAATGTTATGTATAATGATGGCTACCTGGTAATACCTAAAAAGGGGCAGGGAGACTCTATACTCACAAAAATGAATAATTCCACGTTACTCCATGCTCACACAAAAAATAATTCTTCACTGGACTGAATCGCACAGTTGATCAAATCAGGAATTGACAGCTGTGGAAACATATATCCATGACGCTGATGCTATTCCtcacactattttttttctttaggaatgtTCTAGCCCCTTTCTATTCAAAATGTGGTTCATAGATCACCAACATCACCATCATCTTGGAACATCAAATGCAGAATCTCCAGCTCCACCCAGACCTACCAATTCAgagtctgcattttaacaagaacCTCAGTGATTCACATGCCCATCAAACTTGGAGAAGCTCTGCTGTGGACAGTGTTTTCAAATGTACTTTCTGAGGCCATGCGGAAGCCTGACTTCCAGCGGTCCTTTCTCTTCAGGTCTTTACTATGGGCCAATATTCCATTCAGCCATTTCATTCCCAGTCTATTATAACATCATGTCCAGAAAGGAGCTTCGTGGAATTATTCACTGAAGTCCCGAAGGTCAACTAAATCTCTCGAGAGTAATGGGCGTCTCAGGCATGATAAATACGTGGCTCATTGATTATAGTTAGTACAAACGAAATCATAAATCAACTAACAAAAGTAAGCTGTGTAACCAAAAAGAAATTTGCTCAGACGTTGAAGTCAAGGTTGGCGTGAACCAACGAGGTAGACGAGGAACTGAGGGCAATGAATACATAAGAAAGATGATTCCTTGAAACAGGATCAAAATGTGATCATGTGATAGGGCGTAAGGAACATTCTGAACATTTCCGGACATCTCATGCACCTCAGTGTTACAGAGGTAACACTTTGCAGCTAGCTGAATTTGGGTGTTTGGAACCTTgtatggggtgggaggggagagaataaatgtGCTGGTATTGACTGAATGTGCAAAAAGTGAATCTCCTTTCATTCGAACCAGGGCAACCTGCATGTTCACTCAAGGAGTGTGTGCCTGAGACTGCAGttgtcacatacacacacacacacacacatgcatatatgtgagcccccgccccccacagaTACGCATACCCTGCCTTTTCAAGCTGAATTGTGGGAGTTACCCATGAAAGACATTTGCAATTAAAGAGCAAGACCTTGAAAAATGTGCTCATGTATACTTGGTTCTATAAGAGTATGAGTGTGGGAAGCTTAGACAATGGGGAAAGTAAACTGGATTCAGATTATCAGTGAAATGATGAATTAGAGTATAGCAAATCTGGTCATATTTGCTATAAATGTCACCATATTTccaaatgtccttccattaaACAGAAAAAGTGGTTAAAATCTCCGGCCCAGAACTAAACTGACTGAATGCAGATGTAAGAATAATGGGGGGTAAAGTTTGTAAAGGTTTAAAGAATTATCTCAATGCATGAGAGTAGGATTTTGTCTTTAATTAttcaggagtttttttttttttcctttttctgttgaTAGTTTAATGACAGTTTGCTTTAcatcttcatcctttaaaaaatatgtctatGTAGTTAGTTACTAGTCCTTTTAGgttattttacttgtttttttgttttatcatgTATTATGGTATAATTGACAGGAAAATAATACCACAGGCAGGTTTACAGCTCTTCTGTTGCactattaaattattttcacaGCATTTAAATTGATGCTAATTTTAATGTGATGAAGATTACACATCTTACTTACTTATATCATCTATGGTACAATGATGTTGCAAAATGTTCataatttttttgtatgttcatttggTATATTACAGTTTCAGCCAAATTTAGAAAACTTGATTATCTGATCTTTTGCACTACACAAAAAACAAATGTGTAGAATGTCTTTAAAACTAATATGTATACAATTTAATAAACCATattataatgtaatattcaaTAAATAGCTCCAAAGTTGTGTCTGGTTTAAATTTTACCATTTTCCAGGCAGGCTTAATTAGTATTACTTTGCACAAAATACTCTGTTAATATGCTAACGAAGGATTCAGGAAGCAAACTTCTATCTGGCCAGTCTTCTGATTTAAATAGATTCCTTCTCAATAACCAACTCCACACTCAACCAAGGCGTAGCCAAACTAATGAAGTATTTTGACCTAAAAGGTCTTTTGTATTTTGAAACATTGCCAGTGCATTAGGCCTTCTCAGCGAGACCATTCAAAAATGCTGTGTTCCATTTGAAAACCCACAAAGTAAATAGAAGCAAATCAGTGTAATCTACAAGTCCCATCCTATTTCGGTAAAAAAAAGAGACTGTACTTATATGGTGCCTTGTTGTGAAGGGTCCCAGCCAGCTTTACTAAGATTCACTCATTGATACATTGTATCGAGGGTATACCTTGGCTCCTTTTTCAATCCTGAGGAACTTACAGCATGGAATTGAGTCTCCCAAAATCTAAAATAACtggttaaaagtaaaagtaaataaatacataaataaataaataaaaagtcatgCAATAGTGGCtcatatatttaatgattttatttgatttttctttgagTTAAAGGTTCAATTTTAATTGGCTGTGATTTTGGTATCAAGGAAATGTAAGGAAGATATATAAAAAGGTGGCACTTCTGTTATTCTTTTCCCCTTGCTGGGATCCTTAGTTCACACGAATCATCtaggaggagaaaaaaaggaaaagaaaatatggcaccAGTCCTTTGCATTGGTAACCCAATAGAAGACCAACGTAGGGCTTGGCTCCAAATTCATCAGTTCAGCCAAGGGGTCAGACATTTGACCACTTGGGGTGATGAAATCTCCCAGTCCCTCAACTTAAGCTTTTGTTCTTGCAAGACTTTTCTTTGCCTGTTAAACTTTTGAAAATAACTGATTTTGAGTAGAATTTATACATAGATATACATGATTTTCTGTGATgggatttcattttcatttttggtgAAAGATATTAGCATTGCAAGCCTTCATTTCCAAGGTCTGTGGTGTCCATTCCAAATCTGGCATTTGACTATTCGACTCTGGATAAGTCCAAGAtgtgtttcattttcttcctgtgGCAAGGCTTACATTTGAGGGTCTAAAGCTTAACTTTTCACTTTGGTTCACTACATATGTTTCACCCTTCAAGCACATCAGTTTATCTTTAATCAGAATGACCTGCCAACGGGTCTTTCAACCCATGGAAAATATTGAGTGGTTTTCCGCTTTCAGAGTGAGCATGCCTTCTAAGCACTGTTGGAGTCTCCAGAATTTGACTTTGCAATGAAATGGTGTGATTATAACTTAGCTGGTATTTTAAAGAGTAAAGGAGTTGCCTAACTTGTTGAGGCATTAGTGCTTATCAGTAAACTCAGATCGTTGTTGTTAATGTCATTGTTTTGTGCACATTTTTCAGAAAGGAATCTGAAACAAATCTCTTTTTCCAGAGGAAGGAAGGCAGTGagtagggttttgttttgtttagttttgttgttgttgttgttgttgttgtttaaagctGGCTAATATTTAATCTCCTAGGTTCTTGTGTAAAAGGACTTCTACCAGTGAAAAAGAACTTCTTTGTAGTGGAACAATTGGTTATTTGGTCGTCTGTTACAACAGACTGTAACATTATATCCTTCAAGTTTCCCAGGAGAAACAACTTTCCTAGCCTTTTAAGAAAGATGGACTGGTTAACTTCAACTTTTTCCCAAAGTTTTCCTACCAAATacttaaataaaacagaaatatgaGGCAGAAACAAACCTTCAGCCACTCCATGTCAGCTTCATCCTCAGTTTTTCTGTTGCCTTCAGTATGTGCTTGGCTGCCTGTTTCTTCATATTTGCTAAACGTTCTATCAAGTCAAATAATTTAGTGGGTTAAGAATCAAATAATTTAGTGGGTTAAGAATTAATCAGCCCAAATGAGTGATTTATGAACACTGATTCTCAAAAAATGATGGTAGTAATTTTCATCTTTCAACTGGCATTTTGGTAGTGTTATAAATAAACGAAGAAGAATAAGAGAAGAGAGTtgatagttattttttattttttatttttcaggaggtagcAGGAATAGAACCTCAGACCTTGtagatgggaagcaggagctcaaccactgagctatacctgctcccctgatacttaatttttaataaaattctggGAAGAGATTGTGGAAGTCAAATGACATAATTGATATAA
This window contains:
- the KCNJ15 gene encoding ATP-sensitive inward rectifier potassium channel 15 → MAMDAIHINMASAPLVKHTAGAELKASRPRVMSKSGHSNVRIDKVDGIYLLYLQDLWTTVIDMKWRYKLTLFAATFVMTWFLFGVIYYAIAFIHGDLEPSGHTSNHTPCIMKVDSLTGAFLFSLESQTTIGYGVRSITEECPHAIFLLVAQLVITTLIEIFITGTFLAKIARPKKRAETIKFSHCAVITKQNGKLCLVIQVANMRKSLLIQCQLSGKLLQTHVTKEGERILLNQATVKFHVDSSSESPFLILPMTFYHVLDETSPLRDLTPQNLKEKEFELVVLLNATVESTSAVCQSRTSYIPEEIYWGFEFVPVVSLSKNGKYVADFSQFEQIRKSPDCTFYCADSEKQKLEEKYRQEDQRERELRTLLLQQSNV